The Fibrobacter sp. UWB5 genome contains a region encoding:
- a CDS encoding epoxyqueuosine reductase QueH gives MEPQQSNAPKHNYQRDLDYIIRRLERTGEVPTLLLHACCAPCSSYTIEYLSQYFKITLFYYNPNIAPDEEYRHRVEEIKRFVAEFKTKHPVTLIEGEYDPKKFYDVARGLENEPEGGARCRKCFELRLAESARLARELNCEYFTTTLTISPMKNAQVLNEVVQEQCDIYGIKRLPSDFKKKGGYKRSIQLSAEYNLYRQNYCGCAYSKRDAEKRDSEKGDSGSEAGMTSGQPNL, from the coding sequence ATGGAACCGCAGCAATCCAATGCCCCCAAGCATAATTACCAGCGCGACTTGGATTATATCATCCGCAGGCTGGAACGCACCGGCGAGGTACCGACGCTTTTGCTGCATGCCTGCTGTGCGCCGTGCAGCAGCTACACCATCGAATACCTGTCGCAATACTTCAAGATTACGCTTTTCTACTACAATCCGAATATCGCGCCCGACGAAGAATACCGCCACCGCGTCGAAGAAATCAAACGATTCGTGGCCGAATTCAAGACGAAGCATCCGGTCACGCTGATCGAAGGCGAATACGACCCGAAAAAATTCTACGATGTCGCGCGCGGGCTCGAAAACGAACCCGAAGGTGGTGCGCGCTGCCGCAAGTGTTTTGAGTTGCGCCTCGCTGAATCGGCACGGCTCGCCCGCGAACTGAACTGCGAATACTTCACCACGACGCTTACGATTAGCCCGATGAAAAACGCACAGGTGCTGAACGAAGTGGTGCAGGAGCAGTGCGATATTTACGGAATCAAGCGCCTGCCCAGCGACTTCAAGAAGAAGGGTGGGTACAAGCGTTCTATTCAGCTTTCAGCAGAATACAATTTGTATAGGCAGAATTATTGCGGGTGCGCGTATTCAAAGCGAGATGCTGAGAAACGAGATTCCGAGAAAGGAGATTCCGGCTCGGAGGCCGGAATGACATCAGGACAACCCAATCTATAG
- a CDS encoding pyridoxal phosphate-dependent aminotransferase — MKPLSNRTEHFTESVIRHMTRIANACGAINLSQGFPDFDPPKALQDRLAEVAHTGPHQYAITIGAQNFREALSKKQEHFSGLRYDPQTEMVITCGSTEAMMITMMSVCNPGDKVVIFSPFYENYTADTILSGATPIYVPLDPHDFTFDANVLEDAMKQPGVKALVLCNPSNPSGKVFTREELQIIADLAIKYDLYVITDEVYEHIVFAPHRHTYIATLPGMRERTIECSSLSKSYSITGWRLGYVLAAEPIMNNIKKIHDFTVVGAASPLQETALTALNFGNDYYQELQAHYTHMKEIFTGGLRNLGFKFTEPQGTYFVMMDISEFGYKSDDQFCIDLAQKVGVAAVPGSSFFREPVNHLIRFHFAKKDETLYDALNRLEGLRKKLL; from the coding sequence ATGAAACCTTTAAGTAATCGTACGGAACATTTTACGGAATCGGTCATTCGTCACATGACGCGCATCGCGAACGCTTGCGGTGCAATCAACTTGTCGCAGGGTTTCCCGGATTTTGACCCGCCCAAGGCCTTGCAAGACCGCCTGGCCGAAGTCGCCCACACGGGCCCGCACCAGTACGCGATTACGATTGGTGCGCAGAATTTCCGCGAAGCGCTTTCCAAGAAACAGGAACATTTCAGCGGACTCCGTTACGACCCGCAAACCGAAATGGTCATTACCTGCGGCAGTACCGAAGCCATGATGATCACGATGATGTCGGTCTGCAATCCGGGCGACAAGGTGGTCATCTTTTCGCCGTTTTACGAAAACTACACTGCCGATACGATTCTGAGTGGAGCGACTCCGATTTATGTGCCGCTGGACCCGCACGATTTTACCTTTGACGCAAACGTTCTCGAAGATGCCATGAAGCAGCCGGGTGTCAAGGCGCTCGTACTTTGCAATCCGTCGAACCCGAGCGGAAAAGTCTTTACCCGCGAAGAGCTGCAGATTATTGCCGACCTCGCCATCAAATATGATTTGTATGTAATCACCGACGAAGTCTACGAACACATCGTCTTTGCTCCGCACCGTCATACTTATATTGCGACGCTCCCGGGCATGCGTGAACGCACCATCGAGTGTTCTAGTCTTTCCAAGAGCTATTCCATTACGGGCTGGCGCCTGGGCTATGTGCTTGCCGCCGAACCCATCATGAACAACATCAAGAAAATTCATGACTTCACTGTGGTGGGTGCCGCTTCGCCGCTGCAGGAAACCGCGCTCACCGCTCTCAATTTCGGCAATGATTACTACCAGGAACTCCAAGCGCATTACACGCACATGAAGGAAATCTTCACCGGCGGCCTGCGCAATCTAGGTTTCAAGTTCACCGAGCCGCAGGGTACGTACTTCGTGATGATGGATATCAGCGAATTCGGCTACAAGTCCGATGACCAGTTCTGTATCGACCTTGCGCAAAAAGTGGGTGTCGCCGCAGTGCCGGGTTCCAGCTTCTTCCGCGAACCGGTGAATCACCTGATCCGCTTCCACTTCGCCAAGAAAGACGAAACCCTCTACGACGCGCTTAACCGCTTAGAAGGTTTACGTAAAAAGCTACTATAG
- a CDS encoding YgiQ family radical SAM protein, with amino-acid sequence MYDPRFLPICKEDLDELGWDYVDVIIISADAYVDHPCFGHAVVGRLFEHEGLRVAILPQPNWRDDLRDFKKLGKPRMFFAISSGMDSMVNHYTAAKRLRSDDAFTPGNKAGFRPDYATYTYAKILKKLYPDVPLLIGGLESSLRRVTHYDYWSDRLKPSILFDTQADILVYGMGEKPLKEIVRLLKKGVPFSSLHSIPQTAYLAPKGQIPTTKQWEDLRLYSYEECLANKRNQIENCRRVDIECNKWFQRRILQDVAEQTVVINPAYPPLEYGELDESFEYNYAREPHPRYKKRGNVPAFDMIKFSINTHRGCFGGCSFCAINAHQGKFIASRSRESILREVDLITKMDGFAGTITDLGGPSANMYNMRGRDPSRCQKCARPSCLTPKVCDNMDTHHHELLELYREVRNHPKVKHLFIGSGVRYDMLLQETDDKELIRDHEEYARELIDYHVSGRLKVAPEHTSDAVLKLMRKPSFTLFHKFKEFFDDECKRIGKRQQIIPYFISSHPGCTEADMAELALETKQLGFQLEQVQDFTPTPMTIATEMFYSEMTPDGKPLYVAKTPEQKRSQRQFFFWYIPENRPQIRATLERLKLGKIGRLLLSRSAKAEGKEFFPSKEREENEEYRQREQQKREQRVVTIVPQKSGDKGRWENSARKERRAAQFGEPRNDRREGRRDDNRERRDFRDENRNNNFGSGERKSFHSDRKFNGNKGRDFNKNGGKSRQDNNRNNSPVQFSSFKRGR; translated from the coding sequence ATGTACGATCCGCGCTTTTTACCCATCTGCAAAGAAGACCTGGACGAACTCGGCTGGGACTATGTCGATGTGATTATCATTAGCGCGGACGCCTACGTGGATCATCCCTGTTTTGGGCATGCTGTGGTCGGTCGCCTTTTTGAGCACGAAGGCTTGCGCGTGGCAATACTCCCGCAGCCGAACTGGCGCGACGACTTGCGCGATTTCAAGAAACTCGGCAAGCCTCGCATGTTCTTTGCGATTTCGAGTGGTATGGATTCCATGGTGAACCATTACACCGCTGCCAAGCGCCTGCGTAGCGATGATGCTTTTACGCCGGGAAACAAGGCCGGTTTCCGCCCCGATTACGCGACTTACACGTACGCCAAGATTTTAAAGAAGCTCTATCCCGATGTGCCGCTACTCATTGGCGGGCTCGAATCAAGCCTGCGCCGCGTGACGCATTACGACTACTGGAGCGACAGACTTAAGCCCAGCATTCTTTTCGATACGCAAGCCGACATTCTCGTGTACGGCATGGGCGAAAAACCGCTGAAAGAAATCGTGCGACTCTTGAAGAAGGGCGTACCCTTCTCCAGCCTGCATTCGATTCCGCAGACGGCCTACCTCGCGCCCAAGGGACAAATTCCTACGACCAAGCAGTGGGAAGACTTGCGCCTGTATAGTTACGAGGAATGCCTCGCCAACAAGCGCAATCAAATCGAGAACTGCCGCAGGGTAGACATCGAATGCAACAAGTGGTTCCAGCGCCGTATTCTGCAAGATGTCGCAGAACAGACCGTGGTGATTAATCCCGCGTACCCGCCGCTGGAATACGGCGAACTCGACGAAAGCTTTGAATACAACTACGCCCGCGAACCGCACCCGCGTTACAAGAAACGCGGCAACGTGCCTGCGTTCGACATGATCAAGTTCAGCATCAACACGCACCGCGGCTGTTTTGGCGGTTGCAGTTTTTGCGCCATCAACGCACACCAGGGCAAATTCATCGCAAGCCGTAGCCGCGAAAGCATTCTGCGCGAAGTCGATTTGATTACGAAGATGGACGGATTCGCCGGCACCATCACCGATTTGGGCGGCCCGAGCGCCAACATGTACAACATGCGCGGCCGCGACCCGAGTCGTTGTCAAAAGTGCGCACGCCCCAGTTGTCTGACTCCAAAAGTCTGCGACAACATGGACACGCACCATCACGAGCTTTTGGAACTTTACCGCGAAGTGCGCAACCACCCGAAGGTAAAGCACTTGTTCATTGGAAGCGGCGTGCGTTACGACATGCTGCTGCAAGAAACCGATGACAAGGAACTGATTCGCGACCACGAAGAATATGCCCGCGAGCTCATCGACTACCATGTAAGCGGACGCCTGAAGGTGGCCCCGGAACATACGAGTGACGCAGTTCTTAAGCTGATGCGCAAGCCGAGTTTTACGCTGTTCCACAAGTTCAAGGAATTCTTCGACGACGAATGCAAACGCATCGGAAAGCGCCAGCAAATTATTCCTTACTTTATCAGTAGCCACCCCGGATGCACCGAGGCCGACATGGCGGAACTTGCGCTTGAGACAAAGCAGCTCGGATTCCAGCTGGAACAGGTGCAGGACTTTACACCTACGCCGATGACGATTGCGACCGAGATGTTCTACAGCGAAATGACACCGGACGGAAAGCCGCTTTACGTGGCGAAAACGCCGGAACAAAAACGGAGCCAGCGCCAGTTCTTCTTCTGGTACATTCCAGAGAACCGCCCGCAGATTCGCGCGACGCTTGAACGCTTGAAACTCGGCAAGATTGGCCGACTGCTCTTAAGCCGCAGCGCGAAGGCCGAAGGCAAGGAATTCTTCCCGAGCAAGGAACGCGAAGAAAACGAAGAATACCGCCAGCGCGAACAGCAGAAGCGCGAGCAGCGCGTGGTTACTATCGTTCCGCAGAAATCCGGCGACAAGGGCCGCTGGGAAAACTCCGCCCGCAAGGAACGCCGCGCCGCACAATTTGGCGAACCGCGCAATGACAGGCGCGAAGGTCGTCGCGATGACAATCGCGAACGCCGCGATTTCCGTGACGAAAACCGCAACAACAATTTCGGAAGCGGTGAGCGAAAGAGTTTCCATAGCGACCGCAAGTTTAACGGCAACAAGGGTCGCGACTTCAATAAAAATGGCGGCAAGAGCCGCCAGGATAACAATCGCAACAACTCTCCCGTGCAATTCAGTTCGTTTAAACGGGGAAGGTAA
- a CDS encoding 50S ribosomal protein L11 methyltransferase yields the protein MQKIDTWYKAEGYCPAEEFELASYLLFEAGVATLEELDPKEDGRTDFCFYTGDKAERDRIVNEFPQYHFTLSDEPAKDWDKWWRDRAQPVSVSPHLWVRPPWVEFTPDDPKAVVLELEAKTAFGTGEHDTTSSCATLMESVDFNGKTVLDIGTGTGILAMYARRLGAKLAVGTEIDPLTIPCIAENFERNGFKESDCILGFLDAFKDGAKFDVILCNMIRSELWPLRDDIEDLLAEGGELIISGQLLTEKDYILKWFEEAGFKVKEERISTEWWSVLAHS from the coding sequence ATGCAAAAAATCGATACCTGGTACAAGGCCGAGGGCTATTGCCCTGCCGAAGAATTTGAACTTGCAAGCTACCTGCTTTTTGAAGCTGGTGTGGCGACACTCGAAGAATTGGACCCGAAAGAAGATGGTCGCACGGACTTCTGCTTTTATACCGGCGACAAGGCCGAACGTGACCGTATCGTAAACGAATTTCCGCAGTATCATTTTACGCTGAGCGATGAACCCGCGAAGGATTGGGACAAGTGGTGGCGCGACCGTGCGCAGCCGGTGTCCGTGTCACCGCATTTGTGGGTGCGTCCGCCTTGGGTAGAATTTACGCCTGATGACCCGAAGGCCGTGGTGCTTGAACTTGAAGCCAAAACCGCTTTCGGTACTGGCGAACACGATACCACAAGTAGCTGTGCGACTTTGATGGAATCGGTCGATTTCAATGGCAAGACCGTGCTCGACATCGGAACGGGTACGGGCATTTTGGCCATGTACGCTCGTCGCTTGGGCGCAAAGCTCGCAGTCGGCACCGAAATTGATCCGCTGACCATTCCCTGCATTGCTGAAAACTTTGAACGCAACGGTTTCAAGGAAAGCGACTGTATTCTCGGATTTCTGGATGCGTTCAAGGATGGCGCCAAATTCGACGTTATTCTCTGCAACATGATTCGCAGCGAACTTTGGCCGCTCCGCGACGACATCGAAGACTTGCTCGCCGAAGGTGGCGAACTCATTATTTCGGGACAGCTCCTGACCGAAAAGGATTATATCCTCAAGTGGTTCGAAGAAGCCGGCTTCAAAGTCAAAGAAGAACGAATTAGCACGGAGTGGTGGAGTGTGCTCGCTCACTCCTAA
- a CDS encoding Fic family protein, giving the protein MIVSKPLFIHQYPDWTKFRYNAQSVMDALGQTRLLEGALVGVADLVCDSDTETRMLAKDIAANYALDGYTLEIPILESEIKKKNSARNDIRNFVGAIQNAKLPLTEERLFAWHAAIGQNKVKSFRTKESVAGTFTGVSPERIPLEIGRFIDWFENSTQDGAIKAAIAHFWFLTIRPFEDGNGRIARALAAMLLARSEDTTRCQYTLNEQILKDRENYIQTLFKAQAGNGDLTEWILWFLSAMQKSIDDSKKEIAGALKKMQFLQKNQQADLSGRERKIIEAVWNGELPAVFSVKEVAAFTGTSHDSALRDIQDLIQKEIVRPENKGGRSQKYSLI; this is encoded by the coding sequence ATGATAGTTTCTAAGCCGCTTTTTATACACCAGTACCCCGACTGGACCAAGTTCCGCTACAACGCGCAGAGCGTGATGGACGCCTTGGGCCAGACTCGCCTGCTTGAAGGCGCCCTCGTGGGCGTTGCAGACCTGGTTTGTGATTCGGACACCGAGACGCGCATGCTCGCGAAAGACATTGCGGCCAACTACGCGCTGGACGGCTACACTCTGGAAATTCCGATACTTGAAAGCGAAATCAAGAAAAAGAATTCCGCCAGGAACGACATTCGAAATTTTGTAGGCGCGATTCAAAACGCCAAGCTCCCGCTGACCGAAGAACGCCTGTTCGCATGGCATGCGGCCATTGGCCAGAACAAGGTCAAGAGCTTTAGGACAAAGGAAAGCGTTGCAGGAACATTTACCGGCGTAAGCCCGGAACGCATTCCGCTTGAAATCGGGCGTTTTATCGACTGGTTTGAAAACTCGACGCAAGACGGCGCCATTAAAGCGGCGATTGCCCACTTTTGGTTTTTGACGATCCGCCCGTTTGAAGACGGCAACGGACGCATTGCCCGCGCACTCGCCGCCATGCTTTTGGCCCGCAGCGAAGACACGACTCGCTGCCAGTATACGCTGAACGAGCAAATTTTAAAAGACCGCGAGAATTACATACAAACTTTATTCAAGGCGCAGGCCGGCAACGGCGACTTGACCGAATGGATTTTGTGGTTCTTGAGCGCGATGCAAAAATCAATTGATGATAGCAAGAAAGAAATTGCAGGCGCCCTCAAGAAAATGCAGTTCCTGCAAAAGAACCAGCAGGCCGACTTGAGTGGGCGCGAACGCAAGATTATCGAAGCTGTCTGGAACGGAGAACTGCCGGCCGTATTCTCGGTGAAAGAGGTGGCCGCATTTACCGGCACGAGCCACGATTCCGCACTCCGCGACATCCAGGACTTGATTCAAAAAGAAATCGTCCGCCCCGAAAACAAGGGCGGACGAAGCCAGAAATACAGTTTGATTTAA
- the pyrH gene encoding UMP kinase has translation MSKFKRILLKLSGEALAGEKGHGIDNQILSDMASEIASIVKQGVQVALVIGGGNLVRGISASAGGMNRAQGDAMGMLGTVMNGLAMQDALDKQGVDSVVMSAIRMEPVCEFFDRRKALKLLSAGSVVIFSAGTGNPFFTTDSCAALRAIESECDVIMKATKVDGIYTADPVKDPTATRFDDISYKEVISRGLKVMDTAAVALCMENNMPIFVFKMEKGNLTRAAIEGDLGTLVHC, from the coding sequence ATGTCTAAATTCAAGCGCATTCTTCTCAAACTCAGTGGCGAAGCCCTCGCAGGCGAAAAGGGCCACGGTATCGACAACCAGATTCTCTCTGACATGGCGTCCGAAATTGCCTCCATCGTCAAGCAGGGCGTGCAAGTCGCTCTCGTCATTGGCGGCGGCAATCTCGTCCGCGGCATTTCTGCTTCTGCAGGCGGCATGAACCGCGCTCAGGGCGACGCCATGGGCATGCTCGGCACCGTGATGAATGGCCTCGCCATGCAAGATGCTTTGGACAAGCAGGGCGTTGACTCTGTTGTGATGTCCGCGATCCGCATGGAACCGGTCTGCGAATTCTTTGACCGCCGCAAGGCCCTCAAGCTTTTGTCCGCAGGCTCCGTGGTGATTTTCTCCGCAGGCACCGGCAACCCGTTCTTCACCACTGACAGCTGCGCCGCTCTTCGCGCTATCGAAAGCGAATGCGACGTGATCATGAAGGCCACCAAGGTCGACGGCATCTACACCGCAGACCCGGTCAAGGACCCGACCGCGACCCGCTTCGACGACATCAGCTACAAGGAAGTTATCTCTCGCGGCCTCAAGGTCATGGATACCGCAGCGGTCGCCCTCTGCATGGAAAACAACATGCCTATCTTCGTGTTCAAGATGGAAAAGGGCAACCTCACGCGCGCCGCTATCGAAGGCGACCTCGGCACGCTGGTGCACTGCTAA
- a CDS encoding M6 family metalloprotease domain-containing protein gives MLFADIVYQGKRVQEWPEEARPTFTGSKASASSSGLSRAVATQTKGHYAAPKGKIYSLTLLVDFPDKAAPVTVSEVEDWLNKEGFNRDGCNGSVRDYYLDVSNGQLDLTNEVYGWYRAKHPKSWYEGLQGYSGSDSLMKEVFAYFDSQVDFSRYDNDKDGTTEAINIVYAGAGETWGQGLWPHSGWSNERRDGVKLTHHQMTDMPGKFSIYVFVHESGHMIFGWPDLYWYGDYCTMGNRANDLNPVAINDFYRADQGWIPFVDITSDDVNNITPLETTKPGEFCYRYKNPNRPNQEGLVWSYVRNTGRNKVLAGSGLLMQHYDFSIEGNSASDKLGLRIVHANAAGKSSDNPGDQWPSPGSTANTFFKSGTYPEFSDDAYPAIRWYNGSKTGLKITDIGTPGETLTFCIGENCSEPSSSSSEPASSSSVEITVQKIALETTLPISDSYASVTLDLNGSEVASILGIKRTEIEDKVEFYGVEPDGSLNSKTTGEGTGHWFDKDGKIVVWDPNGSSVVFSNMDLTTMTTKIGHMPNKVKSGDSFFVKQALVYGSKQVTFEITVTISEKGTTKIISNLGNAKHGKPGSQIFNALGKPVGTRNASGELPNLPKSIYVEVVK, from the coding sequence ATGCTTTTTGCAGACATCGTGTATCAGGGGAAACGCGTCCAGGAATGGCCCGAAGAAGCCCGACCCACATTCACCGGATCCAAAGCAAGCGCGTCCAGTTCCGGTTTATCGAGAGCAGTTGCAACACAAACGAAAGGCCACTACGCCGCCCCCAAGGGCAAAATCTACAGTTTGACCTTGCTCGTGGATTTCCCGGACAAGGCAGCTCCGGTCACGGTGAGCGAAGTAGAAGACTGGCTGAATAAAGAAGGATTCAATAGGGACGGTTGCAACGGTTCCGTGCGCGACTACTATTTAGACGTTTCTAACGGGCAGCTGGACCTCACGAACGAAGTCTACGGCTGGTATCGTGCAAAGCACCCTAAATCCTGGTACGAAGGCTTGCAGGGATACTCGGGCTCCGATTCGCTCATGAAAGAAGTATTTGCGTATTTCGATTCCCAAGTCGACTTTTCTCGTTACGACAACGACAAAGACGGCACCACCGAAGCAATCAACATCGTGTACGCCGGCGCAGGTGAAACCTGGGGACAGGGCCTGTGGCCGCATTCCGGATGGTCCAACGAAAGACGCGATGGCGTGAAACTCACGCACCACCAGATGACGGACATGCCGGGCAAGTTTTCGATATACGTCTTTGTGCATGAATCGGGACACATGATTTTTGGCTGGCCGGACCTTTACTGGTACGGCGACTACTGCACCATGGGCAACCGCGCGAACGACTTGAATCCCGTCGCGATCAACGACTTCTACCGTGCGGACCAAGGCTGGATTCCGTTCGTGGACATCACCAGCGACGACGTAAACAACATAACGCCCCTCGAAACCACCAAGCCCGGCGAATTCTGTTACCGTTACAAGAACCCAAACAGGCCAAACCAAGAAGGACTCGTATGGTCTTACGTACGCAACACGGGCCGCAACAAGGTGCTTGCTGGTAGCGGCCTCTTGATGCAGCACTATGACTTTTCCATCGAAGGCAATTCCGCTTCAGACAAGCTCGGACTCCGAATCGTGCACGCGAACGCCGCAGGCAAATCGAGCGACAATCCGGGCGATCAATGGCCAAGTCCGGGCAGCACCGCCAACACCTTCTTCAAGAGCGGAACTTATCCGGAATTTTCAGATGACGCCTACCCTGCCATCCGTTGGTATAACGGCTCCAAGACGGGACTGAAAATCACCGACATCGGGACTCCCGGCGAAACGCTCACCTTCTGCATCGGTGAAAACTGTTCCGAGCCCTCGTCCAGTTCGTCGGAACCCGCATCCAGCAGCTCCGTCGAAATCACTGTCCAGAAAATCGCACTCGAAACGACACTTCCGATTAGCGACAGTTATGCGTCCGTAACACTCGACCTGAACGGCAGCGAAGTCGCAAGCATTCTCGGCATCAAGCGCACCGAAATTGAAGACAAAGTAGAATTCTACGGCGTAGAACCCGACGGAAGCCTCAACAGCAAAACGACCGGCGAAGGCACCGGCCACTGGTTTGACAAAGACGGCAAAATCGTTGTCTGGGACCCGAACGGCTCTAGCGTAGTATTCTCCAATATGGACCTCACGACCATGACCACGAAAATCGGCCACATGCCGAACAAAGTAAAGTCAGGCGATTCGTTCTTCGTAAAACAGGCCCTAGTTTACGGAAGCAAGCAGGTCACCTTCGAAATCACGGTAACGATAAGCGAAAAAGGGACCACTAAAATCATCTCGAATTTAGGGAACGCCAAGCACGGCAAGCCCGGAAGCCAAATCTTCAACGCCCTCGGCAAACCCGTCGGCACCCGAAACGCATCCGGAGAACTCCCCAACCTGCCCAAGAGCATTTATGTGGAAGTCGTGAAGTAG
- a CDS encoding electron transfer flavoprotein subunit beta/FixA family protein gives MSLKIVVLAKQVPDTRNVGPDAMTEQGTINRAALPAVFNPEDLNALEQALRLKDQFPGSTISVLTMGLPKSAEVVREALYRGADEGFVVTDRPLGGADTLATSYTLAQAVKKIGDYDIILGGRQAIDGDTAQVGPQIAEKLGLTQVTYAEEILSLDEKARKVVIRRHIDGGVETVEAPLPLVVTVNGSAAPCRPRNAKRLMKFKNATVVAERKPEDAEKYEALIAKKPYLNIPQWGAADIDADPAQIGKAGSPTNVKAVKNIVFKAKESRTLTASDADVEGLIKELLDGKIIG, from the coding sequence ATGAGTCTTAAAATCGTTGTGCTTGCTAAGCAAGTACCTGATACACGAAACGTGGGCCCCGATGCCATGACGGAGCAGGGAACCATCAATCGTGCCGCATTGCCCGCGGTCTTCAACCCCGAAGACCTGAACGCCCTGGAGCAAGCCCTTCGTTTGAAGGACCAGTTCCCGGGTTCCACCATCTCTGTGCTGACGATGGGTCTGCCGAAGTCTGCCGAAGTCGTCCGCGAAGCTCTGTACCGCGGTGCCGACGAGGGTTTCGTGGTGACGGACCGCCCGCTCGGTGGTGCTGACACTCTCGCTACGAGCTACACGCTCGCCCAGGCCGTCAAGAAGATTGGCGACTACGACATTATTCTCGGTGGCCGCCAGGCTATCGACGGCGATACCGCACAGGTCGGTCCGCAGATTGCAGAAAAGCTGGGCCTCACCCAGGTGACCTACGCTGAAGAAATTCTCTCCCTCGACGAAAAGGCCCGTAAGGTCGTGATCCGCCGCCATATCGACGGTGGTGTGGAAACGGTGGAAGCACCGCTCCCGCTGGTCGTGACCGTGAACGGAAGTGCGGCCCCGTGCCGCCCGCGCAACGCAAAGCGCCTCATGAAGTTCAAGAACGCTACGGTGGTTGCCGAACGCAAGCCGGAAGACGCCGAAAAATACGAAGCCCTCATCGCGAAGAAGCCCTACCTGAACATTCCGCAGTGGGGTGCCGCCGACATCGACGCAGACCCTGCCCAGATCGGTAAGGCCGGTTCGCCGACGAACGTGAAGGCTGTCAAGAACATCGTGTTCAAGGCGAAGGAAAGCCGCACGCTCACCGCAAGCGACGCCGACGTCGAAGGACTTATCAAGGAACTTTTAGACGGGAAGATTATTGGCTAG
- a CDS encoding electron transfer flavoprotein subunit alpha/FixB family protein, protein MNNVFVYCEIEGTTVVDVSLELLSKGRKLANTLGVQLECICAGKGLDGIEKQVFPYGVDKVHVFDAEGLFPYTTNPHASLVVNLFKEEQPQICLLGATVIGRDLGPRISSAMHSGLTADCTELEIDSFEMSIGGVKKFYENQLCQIRPAFGGNIVATIVNPEHRPQMATVREGVMKKEIVDPNYKGEVIKHDVAKYVPETEYVVKVLERHVEKAKHNLKGAPIVVAGGYGMGSKENFDMLFELAKELHAEVGASRAAIDAGFADHDRQIGQTGVTVRPKVYIACGISGQIQHLAGMQDSGIIISVNSDPDAPINAIADYVINGTVEEVIPKMIKYYKANNK, encoded by the coding sequence ATGAATAACGTATTTGTATATTGCGAAATTGAGGGCACGACCGTTGTCGATGTTTCCCTCGAACTTTTGTCCAAGGGCCGCAAGCTCGCCAACACGCTCGGCGTTCAGCTCGAATGCATCTGCGCAGGCAAGGGCCTCGACGGAATTGAAAAGCAGGTGTTCCCCTACGGTGTGGACAAGGTCCATGTGTTTGATGCCGAAGGGCTCTTCCCCTACACCACCAACCCGCACGCATCGCTCGTGGTGAACCTCTTCAAGGAAGAGCAGCCGCAGATTTGCTTGCTGGGTGCAACGGTGATTGGCCGTGACCTCGGTCCGCGCATTTCCAGCGCCATGCACAGCGGCCTTACCGCCGACTGTACCGAACTCGAAATCGACAGCTTTGAAATGAGCATCGGCGGCGTGAAGAAGTTCTACGAAAATCAGCTTTGCCAGATTCGCCCGGCGTTCGGCGGCAACATCGTCGCTACCATCGTGAACCCGGAACACCGCCCGCAGATGGCGACGGTGCGCGAAGGCGTGATGAAGAAGGAAATCGTCGATCCGAACTACAAGGGCGAGGTCATCAAGCACGACGTGGCCAAGTACGTGCCGGAAACGGAATACGTGGTCAAGGTGCTCGAACGCCATGTGGAAAAGGCCAAGCACAACCTCAAGGGCGCACCCATCGTGGTGGCCGGTGGTTACGGCATGGGCTCCAAGGAAAACTTCGACATGCTGTTCGAACTTGCGAAGGAACTCCACGCTGAAGTGGGCGCAAGCCGTGCCGCTATCGACGCGGGCTTTGCCGATCATGACCGCCAGATTGGCCAGACCGGCGTGACCGTACGCCCGAAGGTGTATATCGCCTGCGGTATCTCCGGCCAGATTCAGCACCTCGCCGGCATGCAGGATTCAGGAATCATCATCTCCGTGAACTCCGACCCCGACGCCCCGATCAACGCTATCGCTGACTACGTGATCAACGGCACCGTCGAAGAGGTCATCCCGAAGATGATCAAGTATTACAAGGCAAACAACAAGTAG